From Oryza brachyantha chromosome 9, ObraRS2, whole genome shotgun sequence, a single genomic window includes:
- the LOC102715142 gene encoding mitogen-activated protein kinase kinase kinase NPK1-like — protein sequence MRRDDGGGGGGGGGVGGFSELFDSVRRSIAFRTSAAAPEPPGPLGGGGGIGVRISSCLRKSRGMGLLGLISKSPSPPRRLLPPAPEFTGGGAGGGEGEGEENPQIRWRKGELIGSGAFGQVYLGMNLDTGELLAVKQVLIGSNNATREKAQAHIRELEEEVKLLKNLSHPNIVRYLGTVREEDTVNILLEFVPGGSIQSLLGKLGSFPEAVIRKYTKQILQGLEYLHNNAIIHRDIKGANILVDNKGCIKLADFGASKQVAKLATVTAAKTMKGTPHWMAPEVIVGSGHNFSADIWSVGCTVIEMATGKPPWSQQYQEVALLFHVGTTKSHPPIPEHLSPEAKDFLLKCLQKEPELRSTASDLLKHPFVTGEPENLQPLNRDAQQETCVNELPAHVSSALGLDHNHSVNWPTVSSNKSSKIKPLWEGSCDEDDMCEFADKDDCPAIGSSYNPMSEPFDNWESKFVASPEQSSHQSMEFGGLAKHAESSMTENDFTFPCEGSCEDDDVLTESKIKAFLDEKAFDLKKLQTPLYEEFYNTVNAGNSQVADHTSKGFFSNSPKLPPRGKSPTSKMRGGAATASTCDKLNSTRPESCSSQLSEGTVQSSRILREIASPQLDEFGNKIHSDVQDSPSLTFAERQRKWKEELDQELERERVMRLASCGKTPSPNRVLNGKRERHPAL from the exons ATGCGAcgggacgacggcggtgggggtgggggtgggggtggtgtAGGAGGGTTCAGCGAGCTCTTCGACTCCGTGCGCCGGTCCATCGCCTTCCGCACCAGCGCCGCTGCGCCCGAGCCACCGGGGCCTCtcggcggtgggggcgggaTCGGGGTCCGGATAAGCTCCTGCCTCCGGAAGTCGAGGGGGATGGGCCTGCTCGGGCTCATCTCCAAGAGtccgtctccgccgcgccgcctgctGCCACCGGCGCCTGAGTTtaccggtggcggcgcgggagggggagagggagagggggaggagaacCCGCAGATCCGGTGGCGTAAGGGCGAGCTGATTGGGAGCGGCGCATTCGGGCAGGTCTACCTCGGGATGAATCTTGACACCGGCGAACTCCTCGCAGTAAAACAG GTTTTGATCGGGAGCAACAATGCGACGCGGGAGAAGGCCCAG GCACACATAAGAGAGCTTGAGGAAGAAGTGAAGCTCCTTAAGAACCTGTCACATCCCAACATTGTT AGGTACCTTGGGACAGTCCGGGAGGAAGACACTGTGAATATCTTGCTCGAGTTTGTGCCAGGAGGGTCCATTCAGTCTCTCCTTGGGAAATTAGGTTCATTTCCGGAGGCA GTCATTAGGAAGTATACAAAGCAAATTTTGCAAGGATTGGAGTATTTGCATAACAATGCAATAATACATAGAGACATAAAG GGTGCAAACATTCTTGTTGATAACAAAGGATGCATTAAACTTGCTGATTTTGGGGCATCTAAGCAAGTGGCAAAGTTG GCTACTGTGACAGCTGCTAAAACTATGAAAGGGACACCTCACTGGATGGCACCTGAAGTTATTGTGGGGAGTGGGCATAACTT CTCTGCGGACATCTGGAGTGTGGGATGCACAGTCATTGAAATGGCTACTGGTAAACCACCATGGAGCCAGCAGTATCAGGAG GTTGCACTTCTATTTCATGTCGGGACCACAAAGTCACACCCACCTATACCTGAACATCTCTCCCCTGAGGCCAAAGATTTTCTTCTAAAATGCCTGCAGAA GGAACCAGAGCTGAGATCTACGGCATCAGATTTATTGAAG CACCCATTTGTTACAGGAGAACCCGAGAACCTGCAGCCACTCAATCGTGATGCACAGCAG GAAACTTGCGTTAATGAGCTCCCTGCACATGTGTCCAGTGCCTT GGGTTTAGACCATAACCATTCTGTCAACTGGCCCACTGTCAGTTCCAACAAATCTTCAAAAATCAAACCCTTATGGGAGGGTAGCTGTGATGAGGATGACATGTGTGAGTTTGCTGACAAGGATGACTGCCCAGCAATTGGATCT AGCTACAATCCCATGTCTGAACCATTTGATAACTGGGAAAGCAAATTCGTTGCGAGCCCAGAGCAAAGTTCTCACCAGTCAATGGAATTTGGTGGGCTAGCCAAACACGCTGAAAGCAGCATGACTGAAAATGATTTTACATTTCCTTGCGAAGGAAGttgtgaagatgatgatgtaCTTACAGAATCGAAAATAAAGGCATTTCTTGATGAGAAG GCTTTTGATCTGAAGAAGCTGCAAACACCTTTATATGAGGAGTTCTACAACACGGTGAATGCTGGGAATTCTCAGGTAGCTGACCATACTTCCAAGGGATTTTTCTCAAATAGTCCCAAATTGCCACCTCGAGGAAAGTCACCAACAAGTAAGATGAGAGGTGGTGCGGCAACAGCATCAACAtgtgataaattaaatagtacTAGACCCGAAAGCTGCAGCAGCCAATTATCAGAAGGCACTGTACAGAGCAGCCGGATTTTGAGAGAAATAGCCTCTCCTCAACTTGACGAATTCGGAAACAAAATCCATTCTGATGTCCAAGATAGTCCAAG TTTGACCTTTGCTGAAAGGCAGAGGAAGTGGAAAGAAGAGTTGGACCAGGAGCTTGAAAGGGAAAGAG TGATGAGATTAGCTAGCTGTGGCAAAACACCGTCCCCTAATAGAGTGCTCAATGGGAAGCGAGAGCGACATCCTGCCCTTTGA